One Cuculus canorus isolate bCucCan1 chromosome 1, bCucCan1.pri, whole genome shotgun sequence DNA segment encodes these proteins:
- the SERTM1 gene encoding serine-rich and transmembrane domain-containing protein 1: MSEPDPSSGFVGNMENGTFLELYPTSLSTSVDSSTGRLSNVYVYVSIFLSLLAFLLLLLIIALQRLKNIISSSSSYPEYNSDAGSSFTNLEVCSISSQRSALSNLSS, encoded by the coding sequence ATGTCAGAACCCGACCCTTCATCTGGATTTGTAGGAAACATGGAAAATGGGACTTTCCTGGAGCTGTATCCCACATCCCTTTCAACTTCAGTGGATTCATCGACTGGCCGTTTATCCAATGTCTATGTCTATGTTTCTATATTCCTTAGTCTCctagcttttcttcttttgctatTGATCATTGCACTTCAGAGGctgaaaaacataatttcttccagttcctcctACCCAGAATATAACAGTGATGCTGGAAGTTCTTTCACTAACTTAGAGGTTTGTAGTATTTCTTCCCAGCGCTCTGCTCTCTCAAATCTTTCTTCATGA